The DNA sequence TTTGACATTGTTTTACCAAAATATCATTCTCgttaaatatttcacataaatcCCTCTATGTCAACTGCTACAGCTCTAAGGCATTTTTCAAATGGATGTATGGTATCATTTATCCAGCCATTCCCCTAGTAATAGGACTtactttgtttctactttttgtcaCTATGATCAATGCTGCAAGAAACATTTCTGTACATATGTCCTTACATATTGGCATTTCTTACTTCCATAGAACAAACACTCCAGAAACAAATACTATATTCTCATTGTTATCATTATCATAGTATTTTCTGACATCCGGTAATATACTTACtactgtttttcatatatttcttggCCATTTGATATAGATGGCAAGAGGAGAGACAGTGGCTgacaggtattttaaaaatgtttttctaagtttttgagagagagagagagagagagagcatgtgtattCTTCAAAACCAGTGCTtaacagcgggggggggggcggcgcggAGGGGGGCAGACAATGAGGAGCAATTTTACCCCCAGAGAATGTCTGGAAGCATTTTTTATTGTCATGGCTGGATAGTGGGTGGAGTccagggatgctgttaaacattGCACAATGCACAAggcagtctttcaaaaataattatctaatccaagggcgcctgggtggctcggtaggttaagtgtccgactttggctcaggtcatgatctaatggaattcaggttcctgagttccagtcctgcataaGGGCTCGGTGTttacagctctgagcctggagtctgcttcagattctgtgtcttcctctctctctgcccctcctccactcgtcctccgtctccctctctcaaaaataaaacattaaaaaaaagaatgatctagtccaaaatgtcaacagtaccAAATTTGAGAAACCTGATGTAGCCTATTCGTAGCTTTAACCAGTCAAAATTGCCTCCCTGGGCAGCATCTTCCAGGCGCGGCTCCCTCATCCccgggaggaagggcagaagtaGTAAGGATCGCAGGACGGCTTTtaccttcccctttctccagttctcccagcagcaCCCAGCTTGCCCCACCATACTCAAGATGATGGCCTCACTGCGTCAGTGAGTTAAAAGCCTACCCTGGGTGGAATATGGACCGATTCCAGTCCAGGAGTCTAGTTCCCTAGAGAGAAGAAGTTTTCTCTTTTCGAAGTAAGGCTAGAACAGCATTTCCGGCCAACCAGAAGAAAGACTAGTTTCCGAGGCTCAAATGGGTAGAGAATCTGATTCGCTATCACTAGCTTTGCAgggggaaagaagaagaggagggttGGTCCAGGTCAGTCCCACCCCTGGCGCTGTCCAGAGTCCAGCCGTTCTTAGCGGTCGCGGCCGAGACAGTGCCGGACTCCGGGGTTCTCCTGCTCCAGGGACCCGAGCGAGCGCAGGACCCCGCCGCGCCGCCCAGAGCAGCGGAGAGCCCGGCCGCAGGAAGTGTCCAGGAACTCACACCCGGGCGGGTGAGTGGGGGATTCCAACTCAGAGGGAGCGCAGCTTGCCTCACGCTCTGGCGTGTCTTCCCCCTCCGTTGCATCCTTCTGGGACAGCGTAACCCAGTCCTAACCTGTGTCTTCTGCCGGGTGTCCGTGTGCGGGCAGCTGGGACCCTAGTGGGAAGGAGGGCGGGGCGCGGCGCGGGCCGGAAGTCCTCCAGACCTCTTTTAAAAGGAAGCCGCTGGCCGGCAGGGGGCGCTGCAGCGTCGGCTTGGGCGCTGCGCTCTCCGAAGCACGTCGggctccctcccttgctcctacAGAGACCCCAGGGAACATGTTAGCTGTGCACTTTGACAAGCCGGGAGGACCAGAAAACCTTTACTTGAAGGAGGTGGCCAAGCCCAGCCCAGTAGAAGGTGAAGTCCTCCTGAAAGTGGCGGCCAGCGCCCTGAACCGGGCTGATTTACTCCAGGTACCCACTGGTCCGGGAGGAGCTTCGGGGCCTTGGAGAAACATTCACCAGGCAGATAAAGGAATGACCTAGGGCATGGCCAGTAACACTCTTCGTGATACCTCGCAGAATGTGTGCGGGGGTTCTAACACAAAGAACATTTAGCGTCCTTTGTTTAGGGGTTCTGAGACAAGGAACCATTTAGCCTCCTTTGTTTACACAATATATAAGGATATTTGCAAAGCAGCATCTACCCTGTGTTAATCCATTATCTGCTCAGGCTTCCATTTAAGGAGATGGGAACTACCATTTGTTGGGgctgggtgggtgtgtgtgtgtgtgttaggctCTGTTCTGTCTCATTTACTCCTCAGGCAACCCTGTTTACCATTTGTATTATACAGATAAGAGGAGAGTCAGGTTAAGCAATACTCACAAGGTCACACTAGTAATCAGGGCAGCTGTAATTCACACTGAGGTCTGGTGTGGCTCCAAATTTCTGCATTCGTTCCGCTCTGAGGGTCCTGGAGCTGGCAGGGGGCTGTACTCTAGGAATcttcttttttctgctctttgAAGCACAAAACGGAGCCAGCTACATTGATTGGGATAATTGAGAAATGTGTGCCAGAATCAGGTGGGgcacttttccaaaataaacattaccacAACCCAGGCATAGGTACTTTGAAAAAGCTCCTCAAAAGGTTCTAGTGCCCTCTTAGTTCCGCCCCTCTGGTCTGAAACCTGCAGGCCCAGGCTTCTCAGGCTTGCAGTGAGTACAAAGCCTGGCACTTGCTATAGAAGAACTAACTTTAAGGAGTCTACAGTTTTGTTCCTCATTCTGCTGATTTGCTTTGTGCTCTTGGACAAGGCATTTCCCTGTGCTAGTCTCAGTTTCTCTATTTGTAAAACAAGGTGTTTTGATGAAGTAAACAGCTAAGGACCCAACCAGTTCTGACTTCCACTGACTGTGTGACCTATAGGATCTGAATTACTCCTCCTGTCTCCTGTCCTGACTTAGCAAAACCTGACTTTATCCTgatttttctgagaaaaagaggGGCTAATGGAAGAGGGCCAGGGATGGTGACACACATTTCTGATCATGCTCACCACTTAGTGCACCCCTTTTTCTGCAGAGACAAGGCCagtatcccccacccccaggagccaGCAGCATTTTGGGACTGGAAGCATCTGGACACATAGCAGCGCTGGGGCCCGCCTGCCAGGGGCACTGGAAGATTGGGGACACAGCCATGGCTCTGCTGCCTGGGGGGGGACAGGCGCAGTATGTTACTGTCCCTGAAGGGCTTCTCATGCCCATCCCAGCAGGACTGACCCTGTCCCAGGCTGCAGCCATCCCAGAGGCCTGGCTTACCGCCTTCCAGCTGTTACATCTCTTGGGTGAGgagctcccccccgcccccccccatgctcACTCCATACAGTGTGGCTCAGTTACTTCATGACTCAGCCACCCCAAAACCCAGCAGCCCTCAGAGGCAGCTTTCGCCAGGCCACTGAGTCACACCCAACCCCAGCACCGCACCCTAATGTACTGTCAGTAGGATCAGGTCCCCGTAACCTGTTAGCAATGGCTTGGTGTGGCGGCTGAAGATCATGGTTAGCAGGTGGGCCGGGAAAGCATGGATAGAAGATCTTTGCGCTTCTTCATCTTGCAGGCCCGCCGGCAGTCCCGGCTGCTCAGAGCCCTACCAAGCTGCTCTCTGCGAGCCTAATGTGGCAGAAGGGGCCCTCCAACCAACTTTTCTTCCTCCCCAATCCCACTGATGAGAGGGAGCCCAAGGAGACTTGGTCCCTGCCATCAGGGAGTTCAGTGAAACTGGGAAGACCAGGCATGCACCTAGAACCATAGAATTCAGAAGGCGGTCCTGTCTCTATTATAGACTCCAGAGGGGAACAGTTAATGTGGGTAAGGGTGGCCAGAGAGAGCTCTCTGGAAGAGAAGGACTTGAAGGGGGAGTAAAGTTGAGATGGACAGAAGGCAGGACAAGGTGGTGTAAGAGCATGTCAAGGTGAGATCGGCTGCTCTACTCAGAGTGAAGCACAATGATTATCATCTGTGACAGAGGAGACTCGGACTGGGAGGTAGTGGCCTTGAGTGGCACATGGTCTGGACTGGATGCAAAAGCTAACTGAGAACCACCTTACATTTTGAAGAGAAAGTGACATAACGAAAGCTCCATTTCAGGAAGAGAAGCCTGGGGTTGTCCGTGGTGCCTGGCTCACCGAGACCAGATGGAGGCCAGTTTCAGACTAAAGAGGGAATGGCTTCAGGTGGTGACGGTGCGGGTAGCGGTTACTTCTTACTAAGGTATATATCAGAGATGTGCACCTCAGTATTATGACTTCATGAGTAAAATATAGATTGTGGATGTGGCTGCTAAGAGCTGTTTCAAAAGCTGTTTCCCACTTTGACAagaggcaggaaaacaaaaaagaattgtcGAGAACGCTTAAGAGAGCAAGAGATTTGGCATTGGTGGCCTGGGGCCGGGCGCGTGTGGTAGAATATGCCTGCGTGGGGAATGTGTAACACTTGCAAAGTAAGGAGAATGTTTCCTGTACTTTGTGTCACAGGAAACGTTCAGGCTGGAGACTCTGTGCTAATCCATGCAGGATCAAGTGGTGTGGGCACAGCTGCCATCCAACTCGCCCGGCTGGCTGGAGCTATTCCTCTAGTCACAGCTGGCTCCCAGCACAAACTTCAGATGGCAGAGAAGCTTGGAGCAGCTGCTGGATTCAATTACAGAGAAGAGGATTTTTCTGAAGCAACACTGAAATTCACCAAAGGTAAACAATAGCTTCTGCAGCCCAACAGGAATTTCAGAGATGATTAAACAAAATCCTCGCCAGTTCAGGCTGCCGGTGCTCTGGCTCTGTCTTGCCTCTGCTAAAGGCACAACAGCTGCCCTGGCCATTTTCTAGTACTCTGGTGTTTGACCTCTGGAGACAGGCAGACAGTATTTAGGACTAAAATGTTTCTGTGTGCATTCTTCTAAGTGATATGATTCTGACTCATTTTAGAAACTGGATAAATCCAAGAGTTGGCCTGGAATTATCCAGGACCTCTTTTTTCAAGTCACTCTGGAATGAGTTAACAGAAGCGTAGGGCAGAGACCAGTTTAGTGCTGGTCATAGTAGGGGAAGGATGGTAGCTCCCCAAATGGGTTATGCCTCTGTATTCGAAAGCCAAATCTGTATATTTTGGGGTcatccttttccatttttccacatGAGTCAAAAAGGAGAGATGAAACCAAAGCAGCAAAATGATTCAGACAACCCAGTGCAGACACTTGATCATTTAGATGTGAACTAGCCTGCCCTGTAGACTGGGTGGATTTCCCCTGTTCTGTTCTCATTCATGCTTGGGTGCCAGTAAGTTCTACACTTACACAGGGATCCTGGGAGATAGCAGGTCACGGCATTGCCCCATTTCCCTCTTGCTGTGGCCAGGAATCATAAAAGATGAACTATAGCACAAATGTATGATAGACTTCAGCTATCTAAAATCTACAGCAATGTTTCTTTGAGCAGTGCTTCTAGTTCTAACGTATACATTGTGCACATGTGCTTATAGCCAGCTATTCACAAATATACCATGGAATCTTACTTTGCACAAAGCTTTCTGTGTCTGACTAGCATTACAAATCTGTGTTTCATGGGAAAGGTGCTGGAGTCAACCTTATTCTAGACTGCATTGGCGGATCCTACTGGGAGAAAAACGTCAACTGCCTGGCTTCTGACGGCCGCTGGGTTCTCTACGGTCTGATGGGAGGAACTGACATCCACGGACCTCTATTTTCaaagctactttttaaaagaggaagtcTGATCACCACTCTGCTGAGATCAAGGGACCAAAAggtgaataatgaatgaaaagatgaTTTAATTATTGCCCCCCAAAAAAGTGTGATTTGTTTACATAACTCCAAAAAAGTTAGATCTGACACATCTTCTGTTAGAGTGCCGATGTAGAAACCTACCCCGCTGTGGATAAATAAGTAaccattttcacagaactaattAAAATTGGTCAATAGAAGTCTCAACGTCTTGGAAAGAAGGTAGCTAATACTTCACATATTATttaacctttattattattatttaacaatattaGGAAATACTTCTGATAGTTCCAAGTTGTTGTCTTCAAAGGCAGAACTCTTCTCGGTGTGATAAAGCCGTTTAGGTGAGTAGGGTTAGTTAAGGCTGGACCTTCAACAGATTATATGTTactgaaatcttttctttcttcttttttcttaaggttttttttatggtttttatttatttttgagagacagagaccacaagcagggtagggtcagaaagagagagagaaagatacagaatccaaagcaggctccaggctcagtccgagctgtcagcacagagcctgatgcgaggctcaaacctacaaacaggagatcatgacctgagctgaagccagatgcttaacccttaaccgactgagccacgcaggcgcccctactgAAATCTCTTCTGTGTGGCACTCTAGCACGTGCCAGATTTGGGAATGTTTCCCAACTAGGGTTTCACACCTAGGTGTGAACTTAAACATTAAACAGAGCTTAAACATTCTTTTTGAACTGAGCCTATAGAAGTCCTGTCTGTGCCCCAACTCCTGCTTTAAACCTTTAAGAACAGTCCTGTTGTCTGTGCCACTAATATTTTAGTCCAGGATTCAGTCTTTATCTGCTACAGAAGAGAGGTTATACATTTGGGGGCGCACACACATGCTGGTAGTAAAGGAGTTAGGTACCCCTGTGTGCATTTTCAGATGTATACACGTTTCAGAGAGAGCACAAAGGCTAGTAAATAAGCAGGATGGGGAGTAGCAAGGTAAAGAAGCCTCTGTCTAGACTGATGGTCTCCTTTTCCTTATCTTAAGTACAAGCAAATGCTGGTGGAGGCTTTCACAAAACAGATTCTGCCCCACTTCTCCACGGAGAGCCCACAACGTCTACTGCCGGTTTTGGACAGAGTCTACCCCGCGACTGCAATCCAAGAGGCTCACGAATACATGGAGAGCAACAAGAACGTGGGCAAAATCGTCCTGGAACTGCCGCAGTGAAGGAAGAGGGGACAGTACTCCGCCTTCTCAGGACAAACTTGGACAAAGTTCACAGTACGCAGGAAGGAGATCGGGTACTACTCCAGGCCGCCCTGTAACCCATTGGCCCTCCCCCAGCCTCGTCAACTGACCCGTATAAAGCTGATCgagggaaataaaaagagagaagatcgAAAAAGCGTCCATCTCACTGTGGCTGCCCCAGATCGCGTACTGAGgccgccggggggggggggggNNNNNNNNNNNNNNNNNNNNNNNNNNNNNNNNNNNNNNNNNNNNNNNNNNNNNNNNNNNNNNNNNNNNNNNNNNNNNNNNNNNNNNNNNNNNNNNNNNNNGGGGGGGCGGGGGTCGGGACTGGCTTCGCCGCAGGCATTACAGGAAAGGCCCCAACAATGAGTGCTCAACTCCAGGGTCAGGGGTTCCGGGTACGGGGACAGCGTCCGCCACAACACAACCTGTCACAACCCCGTGAGCCCAGCTTTGCCCAGCGCCAGCGGTCGGGGCCCACCGATCCGTCCCCCGGTATCGCCGCACGCTCCCCACAGAGGCTAGCCCCacgccaggccccgcccccccccccgcgacTCATCTGGGTGCAGCCCCGCCTCGTCCCGCTCTGCTAGGGCCCGCCCCTCTGGCCGGTTTCCTTCACTCTTGGCTGCCTTGACAGGAACACCGCCCCTTCTTCAGCCCAGGCCCCGCCCTTTCCGGTGCGCAGCTCGGCAGCGTCCTGAA is a window from the Suricata suricatta isolate VVHF042 chromosome 4, meerkat_22Aug2017_6uvM2_HiC, whole genome shotgun sequence genome containing:
- the TP53I3 gene encoding quinone oxidoreductase PIG3 isoform X2, encoding MGRESDSLSLALQGERRRGGLVQVSPTPGAVQSPAVLSGRGRDSAGLRGSPAPGTRASAGPRRAAQSSGEPGRRKCPGTHTRAGNVQAGDSVLIHAGSSGVGTAAIQLARLAGAIPLVTAGSQHKLQMAEKLGAAAGFNYREEDFSEATLKFTKGAGVNLILDCIGGSYWEKNVNCLASDGRWVLYGLMGGTDIHGPLFSKLLFKRGSLITTLLRSRDQKYKQMLVEAFTKQILPHFSTESPQRLLPVLDRVYPATAIQEAHEYMESNKNVGKIVLELPQ
- the TP53I3 gene encoding quinone oxidoreductase PIG3 isoform X1, which gives rise to MLAVHFDKPGGPENLYLKEVAKPSPVEGEVLLKVAASALNRADLLQRQGQYPPPPGASSILGLEASGHIAALGPACQGHWKIGDTAMALLPGGGQAQYVTVPEGLLMPIPAGLTLSQAAAIPEAWLTAFQLLHLLGNVQAGDSVLIHAGSSGVGTAAIQLARLAGAIPLVTAGSQHKLQMAEKLGAAAGFNYREEDFSEATLKFTKGAGVNLILDCIGGSYWEKNVNCLASDGRWVLYGLMGGTDIHGPLFSKLLFKRGSLITTLLRSRDQKYKQMLVEAFTKQILPHFSTESPQRLLPVLDRVYPATAIQEAHEYMESNKNVGKIVLELPQ